The proteins below come from a single Alnus glutinosa chromosome 9, dhAlnGlut1.1, whole genome shotgun sequence genomic window:
- the LOC133878416 gene encoding uncharacterized protein LOC133878416 yields MQSMLNLHGSYGLPLCVCGIAHHLPLSKEIADHDRRREAIKRQRSQAGEELHANQEMSTQLERVLRGTEEGEVDGDLAHCYLACTAKAA; encoded by the exons atgcagtccATGTTAAACCTCCATGGTTCCTATGGCCTTCCTCTCTGTGTTTGTGGGATTGCCCATCACCTCCCTCTCTcaaaaga GATAGCAGATCATGATCGCAGAAGGGAGGCTATAAAGCGCCAGAGATCACAAGCCGGAGAGGAACTGCATGCAAATCAAGAAATGTCTACCCAGCTGGAGAGAGTGCTTAGAGGGACCGAAGAAGGTGAGGTTGATGGAGATCTGGCCCACTGTTATTTGGCTTGTACAGCTAAAGCTGCTTAA